The proteins below are encoded in one region of Benincasa hispida cultivar B227 unplaced genomic scaffold, ASM972705v1 Contig189, whole genome shotgun sequence:
- the LOC120069053 gene encoding aminoacylase-1 translates to MIFKSLHFLLSFITLFLLLSVSTSEEDPSSTSAIISRFQQYLQINTVQPSPQYYEAADFIISQAKALSLESQTIEFVEGKPLILLKWPGLNPDLPSILLNSHTDVVPAEHHKWTHPPLGAHIDSHGNIYARGSQDMKCVGMQYLEAIRRLKASGFEPLRSVYLSFVPDEEIGGHGGAEKFAESDVFNKLNVAIVLDEGLPSPGENYRVFYGEKSPWWLVIKAVGAPGHGAKLYDNAALENLFKSIESIRRFRASQFDLIKAGLKTEGDVVSVNMVFLKSGTPSPTGFVMNLQPSEAEAGFDVRLPPTANPESLERRIAEEWAPASRNMTFEFKQKESVYNKFGKPALTAIDKSNPWWNLLEEAVRNANGKLANPEIFPASTDARYFRNLGLPAIGFSPMVNTPILLHDHNEFLNQAEYLKGIEVYKSIIKAYASYDGDKPTESFKDEL, encoded by the exons ATGATTTTCAAATCTCTCCATTTTCTCCTTTCCTTTATAACCCTTTTCCTGTTACTCTCAGTTTCTACTTCTGAAGAAGACCCATCGTCTACCTCTGCAATCATATCAAGGTTCCAACAATACCTTCAGATTAACACCGTTCAACCCAGCCCCCAGTACTATGAAGCTGCTGATTTCATCATTTCTCAGGCCAAAGCACTCTCCCTTGAATCTCAGACAATTGAATTCGTCGAGGGCAAGCCTCTGATCCTCCTCAAATGGCCTGGTTTGAATCCTGATCTCCCTTCGATTCTCCTCAATTCGCATACCGATGTTGTTCCAGCTGAACACCACAAATGGACGCACCCTCCTCTTGGAGCTCATATCGATTCCCACGGCAATATCTATGCCAGAGGGTCTCAGGATATGAAGTGCGTTGGGATGCAGTACCTTGAGGCTATTCGGCGTTTGAAGGCATCTGGGTTTGAGCCTCTGCGCTCTGTTTATCTATCTTTTGTCCCGGATGAAGAAATTGGTGGCCATGGTGGTGCTGAGAAATTTGCTGAATCTGATGTGTTCAACAAATTGAATGTTGCCATTGTGCTTGATGAAG GGTTGCCTTCTCCGGGAGAGAATTATAGGGTGTTTTATGGGGAGAAGAGCCCCTGGTGGTTGGTGATCAAGGCAGTGGGAGCGCCAGGTCATGGAGCTAAGCTTTATGATAACGCTGCTTTGGAGAATCTGTTCAAAAGCATTGAGTCTATCAGAAGGTTTAGAGCTTCACAGTTTGATTTGATCAAGGCTGGTTTGAAGACTGAAGGAGATGTGGTCTCTGTCAACATGGTCTTCTTAAAATCTGGCACTCCATCTCCTACT GGCTTTGTCATGAATCTGCAGCCATCTGAAGCCGAGGCTGGTTTTGACGTTCGCCTCCCACCAACTGCAAATCCAGAATCTCTTGAGAGACGAATTGCAGAGGAATGGGCACCGGCTTCTCGTAACATGACGTTTGAG TTTAAACAGAAGGAGTCTGTTTACAACAAGTTTGGGAAACCAGCTCTTACTGCTATTGACAAATCTAACCCATGGTGGAATCTTCTTGAAGAAGCTGTAAGAAATGCCAATGGAAAACTTGCAAACCCCGAAATCTTTCCTGCTTCAACGGATGCCCGATACTTCCGAAATCTTGGCCTCCCTGCAATTGGCTTCTCTCCGATGGTTAACACTCCTATTCTTCTTCATGACCATAATGAG TTTCTGAACCAAGCTGAGTATTTGAAAGGCATCGAGGTGTACAAATCAATAATCAAGGCTTATGCTTCTTACGACGGTGACAAACCGACTGAGAGCTTCAAAGATGAGTTATAA